Proteins encoded within one genomic window of Candidatus Thiodiazotropha endoloripes:
- a CDS encoding group II truncated hemoglobin codes for MQPAATHYERLGGEKSVRELVDRFYDLMDDQDELTELRQLHAKSLKVSREKLFMFLSGWLGGPSLYTDKYGHPRLRARHLPFSIGIEERDQWMQCMKRAMQQMSLDESLQEELLQAFFKTADFMRNRED; via the coding sequence ATGCAACCTGCGGCAACACATTATGAAAGACTCGGGGGCGAAAAATCGGTACGTGAACTGGTCGATCGCTTCTATGACCTGATGGATGATCAGGACGAACTGACTGAATTACGCCAGCTGCATGCAAAAAGTCTCAAGGTCTCTCGGGAGAAGTTGTTTATGTTTCTCTCAGGCTGGTTGGGTGGACCATCTCTGTATACTGATAAGTATGGTCATCCAAGGCTCAGAGCGCGTCATCTTCCCTTCAGTATCGGCATCGAAGAGCGGGACCAATGGATGCAATGTATGAAGAGAGCCATGCAGCAGATGTCACTGGATGAGTCACTGCAGGAGGAGTTGCTTCAGGCTTTTTTTAAAACAGCGGATTTCATGCGTAACCGGGAAGATTGA
- a CDS encoding sulfurtransferase: MKHPLLFSLLFLISTCVFAEAEFLVDSDWLSEHIDDDNLVILEVRYHPHRYHTVGHIPGAIQVQRFKDLGDNQGYPLMRFPSKDQFQSTLRQWGVNDDSTLILYDDSNTALTTRLFYLLELYGFNTEQVKILNGGTVDWSAFEEMTTDPTPQPKPGSVTLKAANPKLFVEWTDVYDNIVSSRDPNFVLLDARPREMYTGKVVKHSISAGHIPGAINIVSLDGTSAQKWRDDEAIASLYKEIAKDKTIYVYCHDGFRMSLTYLQLKHLGYTDVRLYNGGWSHWGNRLTLPVVEGEEPYSGDFAL, from the coding sequence ATGAAACACCCTTTACTGTTCTCTCTCCTATTTCTGATCTCAACCTGCGTTTTTGCCGAAGCGGAATTTCTGGTAGATTCGGACTGGTTATCCGAGCACATCGACGATGACAATCTGGTCATTCTCGAAGTCCGCTATCATCCACATCGCTACCATACAGTGGGACATATTCCTGGTGCGATTCAGGTACAGCGATTCAAGGATCTTGGAGACAACCAGGGCTATCCATTGATGCGTTTTCCCTCTAAAGATCAGTTCCAGTCCACCTTACGTCAATGGGGCGTCAATGATGACTCCACCCTGATCCTCTATGACGACTCAAACACCGCTCTGACAACACGTCTCTTCTACCTGCTTGAACTCTACGGCTTCAATACTGAACAGGTAAAGATTCTCAATGGTGGCACTGTGGATTGGAGTGCCTTCGAGGAGATGACAACAGACCCCACGCCACAACCAAAGCCCGGCAGCGTCACCCTGAAAGCGGCCAATCCTAAGCTGTTTGTCGAATGGACAGATGTCTATGACAACATCGTATCGAGTCGTGACCCGAATTTTGTCCTGCTCGATGCCAGACCACGGGAGATGTATACCGGGAAGGTGGTCAAACACTCGATATCCGCCGGACATATTCCCGGCGCAATCAACATCGTCAGTCTGGATGGCACAAGTGCACAAAAGTGGCGTGACGATGAAGCCATTGCCTCACTCTATAAAGAGATCGCCAAAGACAAGACAATTTATGTCTACTGTCACGACGGCTTTCGTATGAGCCTCACCTATTTGCAACTCAAACATCTCGGATATACCGATGTGCGACTCTACAATGGCGGATGGTCACACTGGGGCAACCGCTTGACCTTGCCTGTTGTTGAAGGTGAAGAACCATACAGCGGTGATTTTGCCCTGTAG